CCTGTGCAAAAATCGGCACACTGTAACCTGCAAAGCAGAGTGAACCGGCCAGTAAAACGCCTTGAAGCCATTTATGGGTCGAGTTAAAAAGCGGGGTCTGTTTCATGAAATCAAGCCTTTAAAATTAGCCGGTTTTATTAATCGTTTTACGGTTCAATGTTTATGCTACTGCAATACCACGGACAGACTTTGCTGCTGTCCACTACGTTCGATCTGCAGATCAAAACGGGACTTCTGTAACAGTTTCTGCATCTGTTGCGGATCCTCGGCCAGTGTCGAAACCGCCACGCCGTCTACCTGTAGAATTTTGTCACCGTTTTTAAACCCGAGACTTTCAAACAGCTGCCGCTCACGACGCGGCCAGACTTGAATAGCATTAACCTGTCCATTGCCCTTCAACATACGGAAACGGACATAACGATTCAGAGCGAGGGGAGACTTGCGAACTTCGTCACGAATCTTTTGCAAATCCGCGCTCTGACCTTGGTTTAAAGAAGCGTTACCATTGGTTTCAACAGCCTTTCCGGGCAAATCACTTTCTTCAAGCATCAACCGTTCCAAGCCGCCACGGTTATTCAAGACGACAAAATCCGGTTGAATCTGTTCAACCGCAACCCCTTGACGCAACACCTCCCCCTCTTTCAAAACAAACGTCTCCCGCCCGGATTCAATAACCGCCACGGAAGATTGCGGCGTATAAATCACACCGGTAAGTTTGACATTCAAGCGGGTTTGTTTGATCTCGTCCTGGTTAAGCAATTCTGCTTTGCTCTTGGACGCGTTTGCCTCGGGCTGACCGAAAAGAAAAGACGGTTTTTGCGGCATCAGCTCAACGGAAGAGTTATCCGATAATTTCTGTAAACTCGGCACTAACACCTTGACCGGTGGTTCAAGCCATATGGCAATCAAGTTTCCGATACCCCATACAGACATCAAGAACAAAGCCAGAGTCGCCCCCTGAACCAGAAAAGTCTGAATGTTTTTTTGTAGAACGGAAAAACTCAAGATCACCTCTGAGCGATGAAAAACAAGAAATTAATCGTAAATTGTAGCTTAATCTCAATAGGGTTTGGTTATCAATAATCGAAGGATAGATGACGATTGCGTGACAAACGAAAGGAAAGGTAAGCAAAATGCGTTTTTAGTAGCGTTCTTTTAGATACGACGCCGAATAAAATTCATTGCTTTCCATGCTCACTCGGCGCTCTCAACCTGCGGTATGGAAAAGAAATGCAACATTCTATTGATTAACGCACTTCTTAATATCTGAATATCTACTCTCTAAACTTAAACAATGCCGCCAACCCATCTAGGCACGACATTTTCAAACCCTAGTTATGAGTGTTTTTTCAGCATCAAATCCCGTAAGAGTTTCGAACGAAAAGAGACACGCGTATTATTCTTTTGCTCGACAAACTTCCTAAATTCTTCATTGCTGTGAATGACCTGACAACCGTAGACGTTGTGGTCGTGCAATTCGGTAACGTGCATCACTCTCAATACACACTCCACAGAATCCAATCCAAGCTCGGTAATACCACCTATCTCGAGAATAACATGCTCATGCAAAAAAAATTTGGAGCTCGAAATAAAACCAACCCCGTTTGCATCAAGAGAAAGATCTTTTAGATGGCAAGGATACTTGACCCCTCTTTTCTCGATGACACATTTTCTACGTGCATTAATCCTATCGGATAACCTACGGTTAGTACCCATACCCCTCCCAAAAAGTCACTATCCATGTAAATGAGCGTGCTCCAATAGTACACTTAGTTTTACGCAATTAGCAACCAGAGCCAGTACCGAAGTTCGTTTGAATCAATTTCCAACATCAGATCGGGCAGAGAGGTCGAAAACCCAACAGAAATGCAAAATAAACACTGTCGGCTTGAGCGGTTTGAAGCGAGCTTAAAGAGTAAAGAAGAAACCCTTTCCCACCTCAAAAATCAGATAATAAAAAAGCCCGTAAACATAGGTGTTTACGGGCTTTTAAAATATGGTGGCTACACCGGCCTTTAACTACCCAACAAATTCAAATACTTAAAACACACCCATAAACTATTACCCTCAATATTACCCGCTTTTTTCAAAGTAACCCCCTATTTTTTATCTTTTTGGGGGTGGTTCGCTGTTTGTTCTATTCAAGGCAGAAAATATGCTTTGTTCGGGTCTCAAAATGGAACCCGAACTCTGGACCCCATCTTTATTAATTTGCTTGCCTTGGCCAACACATACGCTAAGAACACTAAACCGGCTGAACCTTATTACAGCTAAACACCTAAGTAATATAAAAACCGCTTGGCATTTTTGCCAAAGGGGAAACACCCCGCGCGCAAATTGGCCTAGGTGTGTCTTTCAGTTTTCGGTCACTGGACCCACTAACCAACCAGATCACATACCGCAACACCGGCAGGCGATAACCATTCTTATTTATACCTTTTATTTTTTAATAGAGAAAACTTAGTAAATAGAGGGAACTAGGGAATAAACCGGAACCCCCTACTATAAAAAATACATCTACATAAAAACCGCGGTTCTAATTCCCCGTGCATGGAAAACATACGCAAGGACCCAACCCAAGCACCGGCCTACATACTTGCCTTTCATATCCCACCTTAAAAAATATTGGTCGTGGTATTTTTTGACCGCCCACTATGAACCGCTTCAATTCTGGGAAATCAAAAAGCTAATATATAAGCACTTTTACTAGATACCCCCCCCTATAAAATTTGCCGTGCGAGTACGCAAAACTAGGGCTACGGTCTAGGTCTAAGGCCGCCTAGACTTTTAGACCCGCCCTTGCCCTATGGCCAACCAGATCACCAAGGAAAAACCGCGGCCGGTTTCTGCTTTCCGTTCGGAATTTACAGCAATTAGAAAAAGTTACCGGCTATCGGTTCGCGTTCACTTTTTGGCAAATCAACACAATCAAACCGCCACCAAAGCAAACCGGCCGAACTTAAAAACCTTTTCCCTAGTTCCCTCTATTTACTAAGTTTTCTCTATAAAAAAATAAAAGGGTTAAATAAGAATGGTTCTTACTGATTTGGCAAAGTGATAAACGCGGCTTATTCCGGTTTCGTTTTCTGCTTTGGTAAATGTGGGGGCGTATTTTGTAATATGCCGTTTTTCGGTGGGAATGGTGGGAACAGTGGGAACCGGCAAGCGTCGCGCGGCTTGCAGCGGTTCCCCCTAAATTTTTCGTGGTGGGAACGGTGGGAACTTTTGCGAGTTTTGATAACAAAAAGGCGCGTTAAGTTTACTGAGTGCCATTTTTGAATTGTGTAACTCTTTGCCCGCCAACCGGTATTAGCCTACAACCACAAACCAAACGCCCCAACCGCCATTAACTAAATTTATGCTCTGGCCATTATCGAACATTCAACTAAGCACCTGCACCAAAGCGGTGAATCTGTTGCAGGTTGCCTATAAATCTCATACGCGACCTAGCGCTTTTCCGCGCCTCTACGCACCCGTACAGGGTAAATTGTTGCAGGGACCCTGAAAAAATCGCGCGGGAGTTTTCTTTATGGCCAAAAGGCCAAGCGCGTTTTTTAGTTCACGACATAGCCGAACGGATTAGAGTTAATAGAGATAAAAAGGCAGATAAACAAAAGCCCCGTAAAGGGGCCAAGGTTTAACGATTAGAAAGGATTGATAAGACACACCTAGGCCTGTGCTTGTTGCTCAGTGCTTGGCTCTGGCTCTTCACCGTGGCCATGATTCAGAATTGAAGCGTACACCGCGTAAACACTCACCTTGTTTTTACGGTGTGCCTCTTCTTTTTCTTTATTCAGTTCAGGCGGTGCAATCTTGTAGGTATTGCGCTGTTTCGTCTTACCGGTACGCTTATCAAATTCCGCTTTATTGGTCTTTAAATAGCCGTACTTGCGTAACACTCTAAACACTGTCTTAGGGTCTAGGCCGCTGATTACTTCGTTAAAGTTACTGGTAGTAAAACAGAATAGCTTTTGCTCTGCTTCATGGTCGTACTTAACGTAACCATATTTATAAACGGTCTTGGCTTGATGGTCGCGGTGCGCGTCCATATCCATAAAGCCGCCCTCGTTATTGCGCTCAATAAACACCTTAACGCGCTCTATGGCTTGCTGTTCTTCCAGTGAATCGCTAATGCTTGGCTGACTGTACATCCAGTTCTTAGCGCATTCCCCGACCAACTTAAACGCCATGCCTTGTGGCCAACCAGTAAGCCCCCAAACGGTAGCCAGTTCACCGGCACCGGCTACCGTGGCAAACATACCCAAACCACGCCCAATAGTGCTATTTGCATCTTTAGGCAGATAGGTTTGCATAAATGCCTCTTGAGCCTTTCTAACCGCCTCTAGCGCGCCCTCCTTATCCGTTATTAGTCTATTAATGAACTCAATACCCGCTAAACCGTAATACTCGCCAGTATTTGCAACAATCGTTTTAGATTGCTTTATAGCGCCCTTTTTCCCCTCCCCCATACCGCTAAACAGTTCGTCATAGATACCAAGTGCCTCACTGCACTGGGCTTCAATATCCAGTAAACGCACCTCTTGGCCCGCTTTGGCTTCTAGCCCCGCGGATTTCATCGCATTTTTTAAACTCAACTCCCCAGTAGAGAGAAACAAGGTACGCCAAGACATAATCTTGCCGCCATTATTGCCGCGTGTCTTGGTTAAGCCATTGGCCAACATATAGACCGTTTTACCGATTACTTTAGGGTCCATCTCCCCCATTTCATCAAGTAATAACAAGTTATCGTTATGCTGATAAGCGGCAATCTCTAAGCCGTTATCCGTAGCCCGCCAAGTCTGTTTACGTTGGTGACTCCCCCAAACCGAACCGGCCATAAATAAAGCCGTGGTTTTCCCTTGTGAAGAATCACCGCGTAAATGCAGGCCGCCACCCTCAACACCAAGAGGAGTTAATAAAGGCGCGGCAAAGGCGGCACTAATCGCCAAACATGGGCGGCTATTGTTTACCGCAAAAGCGCTGACATTTTCCCGCCATTCTTGCAAAGTGCCTTTTGATTCAAACCCTAGGCTAGCCGGTATCTCACTTTGATAAACAACTTCTTTAGAATCAGGCGGTGCAATGGTCCGATCAGGTAGAACATAAACACTGTTCTCTAAGTTCCAACCGGTTTTATTGGTGCAAGTTACCACCTTGGTTAAGGGGGTGTTTTGAATGAACTCATTCAGCAAATTCTTAGCGCGGCTCGTATGCAAACCACGCACCCCCATATTTAGCAAAGTACCATGTAACAGATCACCGCGGCCGCCTAGCATTTCGGCAGGCATTACCCATTTTTTCACACGGTTTAAACGGTCTTTAAATTCCAGAACATAACCCCAGTTATTGCCCTCAATATCACACGTAACCGCGCTAACTTTGATATGCGAACAAATCCGCACCTCTTTAGCGTTCTCATGGTCTGGGTCTTTAAAGCTGATACCGCTAGCACCCGACTCAAACCCCTCCGGAAACACGGCATTTTTATAGAAATCATCGGCTACCGCTTTTTTAAAACCTTTCTTAGCCTTTTCAAAATCTAACGGCTTGTTATCACTCATACGCGCCCCCAGATTTCATTAACGGCTACACCTCGACCAACTACAGGACGTTGCAACCCTTGCGGGCAATCCAACAAAAAGCGGTCGTTCCAATCGCTACCGGCTTCACTCTCTGCAAACTCAGGATAATTCATAACACAATCAATCGCCTTAGCCGCGGCCTTAGCTTTAACTAGCCCAACATTAACCCCCGTGGTGCGTTCAGTGTCGCGGTCGTTATCCGCGGCAATGGTAAAGGCCGCAGTGGGGAACGCCTGCTTAAACGCTTGCGCTACCGGCTTCAAATTAGCGGCATTAAAGGCACAAATTACATTCGCGTAACGCTCGTAAAACCCTGCAATGGTCAA
The genomic region above belongs to Thiomicrorhabdus xiamenensis and contains:
- a CDS encoding DUF927 domain-containing protein translates to MSDNKPLDFEKAKKGFKKAVADDFYKNAVFPEGFESGASGISFKDPDHENAKEVRICSHIKVSAVTCDIEGNNWGYVLEFKDRLNRVKKWVMPAEMLGGRGDLLHGTLLNMGVRGLHTSRAKNLLNEFIQNTPLTKVVTCTNKTGWNLENSVYVLPDRTIAPPDSKEVVYQSEIPASLGFESKGTLQEWRENVSAFAVNNSRPCLAISAAFAAPLLTPLGVEGGGLHLRGDSSQGKTTALFMAGSVWGSHQRKQTWRATDNGLEIAAYQHNDNLLLLDEMGEMDPKVIGKTVYMLANGLTKTRGNNGGKIMSWRTLFLSTGELSLKNAMKSAGLEAKAGQEVRLLDIEAQCSEALGIYDELFSGMGEGKKGAIKQSKTIVANTGEYYGLAGIEFINRLITDKEGALEAVRKAQEAFMQTYLPKDANSTIGRGLGMFATVAGAGELATVWGLTGWPQGMAFKLVGECAKNWMYSQPSISDSLEEQQAIERVKVFIERNNEGGFMDMDAHRDHQAKTVYKYGYVKYDHEAEQKLFCFTTSNFNEVISGLDPKTVFRVLRKYGYLKTNKAEFDKRTGKTKQRNTYKIAPPELNKEKEEAHRKNKVSVYAVYASILNHGHGEEPEPSTEQQAQA
- a CDS encoding type II secretion system protein N — its product is MSFSVLQKNIQTFLVQGATLALFLMSVWGIGNLIAIWLEPPVKVLVPSLQKLSDNSSVELMPQKPSFLFGQPEANASKSKAELLNQDEIKQTRLNVKLTGVIYTPQSSVAVIESGRETFVLKEGEVLRQGVAVEQIQPDFVVLNNRGGLERLMLEESDLPGKAVETNGNASLNQGQSADLQKIRDEVRKSPLALNRYVRFRMLKGNGQVNAIQVWPRRERQLFESLGFKNGDKILQVDGVAVSTLAEDPQQMQKLLQKSRFDLQIERSGQQQSLSVVLQ
- a CDS encoding PilZ domain-containing protein — encoded protein: MGTNRRLSDRINARRKCVIEKRGVKYPCHLKDLSLDANGVGFISSSKFFLHEHVILEIGGITELGLDSVECVLRVMHVTELHDHNVYGCQVIHSNEEFRKFVEQKNNTRVSFRSKLLRDLMLKKHS